The following nucleotide sequence is from Natronosalvus caseinilyticus.
CGTCGCGTGGCACTCCCACGCCGACCCGTTCGTCACCCGGTATCCGCTCACCGACCACTACGAGCGCCCGCTAGACGCCGACCAGTTCGGCGTCTCCGACCTGCCTCAGGGCGACGCCTACCTCGACAGCCACTGCATCGAGATTCACGGCCTCTCCGAGGAGGGTGACAGCGTCGAGTACGGCGAGGCCGTCGTCGAGGGCGAGCACGCCGACCGCATCGAGGTCGTCGGCTACATCCAGCAGGAACCCGCCGGCACCGGCTGGGACTCGAGCGTCGACCCCGTCGAGGACGCGGTCTCCTACGAGGAAGCCGGCGGTGGCTGGACGTTCACGCCCGACTCCTCCCACGGGCAGGTGACGGTGGTCTTGCAACTCGTCGACGAGACGGCTGGTGACGGTGATGGCAATGAAAACGGAGAGTCCGATGGAGGATCCGAAAACGAAACGGACGACTCGAGTTCGGATTCGGACGAAAATGATGGGAATGGATCCGATGGCGATGGCGAGGAGACGAAGGGAGACGGCGACGGTGCCGACGACAACGAAACGGACGACGGGACTGGGGCAGACGACCGCTCGAGCGACGGCCCCGTTCTAGAAGACGACCCCGAGGACGACGAGACCGCCGGCGCGAACGACGACGCTCAACCGGGCTTCGGCGCAGGAGTGGCTGGATTCGCGATAACGTCGCTGGTGATCGCGGCTATTGGACGGCGTCGCATGTCATCGTGAATCCACGGTTTCGTCGTGAATTACCAAGCGCCTCGTCGTGAATCGTAAATCCCGATTCGCACCCACTCGAGTGTGTGCCTGGTGCTGACGGTGGCCGATACCGCCGCAACAGGTTCGTTCAAGTGTGACACGCCCCTGGTACGAAATAGCATGCGCACGTGTCGAACTGACGGCGGAACGGCCGACGAACGGGACTGTCGGACGTGTGGAGAGTCCCTCGCTGACACACCGGATCAGCGGGTACTCACCGCCGTCGAGGACGAAGCGGTGGTCCACCGCCACTTCTGTAGCGACGAGTGCCTCGAACGCTGGCTCGAGTAGCACCGGTGGCGAACCAGCCTCGCTCGCTCTCGTCGCGTTTATACCCGCCCCGCCCGATGGCGAGTACGTGAATCCCTTCGAGACGCGACCCGACCGCGACGCCGAGGTCGTCCTGGTCGGCCGGTCGAACGTCGGCAAGTCGACGCTGATGCGAGAGCTTACGGGCCACAAATTCGACACCGGCGGCAAGCCCGGCGTCACCCGGACGCCCAACCACTACGACTGGACGGCCGAGGACTTCGTCATCACGGACCTCCCCGGATTCGGCTTTATGAGCGGCGTCGAAGCGGATCGCCAGGACCAGATCAAGACGGACATCGTCCGATACCTCGAGGCCCACGCCGATTCGATCCTCGTCGGCATCCTCGTCGTCGACGGCAAGAGCGTGGTCGACATCATCGACCGTCACTCCGGCGAGGACGAGATTCCCTACGACGTCGAGATGTTTCACTTTCTCCGGGAACTCGACGTGCCGACGGTCGTCGCCGTCAACAAGATGGATAAGGTCGACGACCGGGACGAGCGACTCGACGAACTGTGCGACCGACTGGGGCTCCTTCCGCCGTGGAAGCAGTGGCAGGACACGATCGCCCCGATCACGGCCAAACGGGGGCAGATCGACGCGCTCGAGGAGGCGGTTCGCACGCACCTGCACGAACAAAAACGGGACGATCTATTCCGATTCTTCTGACGACGAGTCCTCGCGCTCGCCGTCGCCGATTGCATCGACGGTGAACGCGAGTTCGGTGTCCTCTTCGAGCGTCAGCTCCTGTTCCTGGGGCTCGAAGTCGTTTTCGCTGTACTCGTCTGCTTCCACGGTGACGACGTACTCGCCTTCCTCGAGGGTCGCTTCGGCTACGCCTTCGGAGATGTCGGAATCGTAGATCTGTTGTTTGCCGAACGAACCGTCTGCCGGTTCGATGGTTACGATGACGCCCTCGGAGACCGTCTGGCCGTCCTCGTTTTCGATGGTGATAGTAACGGCGTACTCTTCGCCGTCGTCGGTCTCGTTGGCCGAATTATCGTCCGATTCGTTTCCACTGCCGTCGGAGTCGCTGTCGTTGTTGCCGTTGGAGTCGCTGGTGTTGTCGTCGCTGGTATTGTTGTTATCGCCGTTTCCCTCCTGATCATCGTCATCGCTCGTACAGCCAGCAAGGGGGAGGGCGACTACGGTCGCGAGACCGATACCGACCGTTCGGCGGGATACCTTTCGTGGCATATCGAATCGAAACATCAGCAAGTGAATAAGTCTTTATATTTATCCAGAATACCGGTCCTTCGTCACTCGCTTCTGGACGACTGGCCGACCGACTTTTCCATCCGCAAACACTCGAGGACGACGCCACCGGTCGACTCGTGGTCGACCCACTCGAGCCCCCGCCAGCCGTGGTGTTCGTAGAACTCGACGGCGTTTTTCGACGCGAGCAGCGTCAGACGCTCGAGTCCGGTCGCGCGGGCCGTTGCTTCGAGGTGGTCGAGGAGCGCTCGTCCCACTCCCGTTCGCGCGTGGTCGGGGTGGACGTAGACGGCCTGGACCTCGTCCACGCCGAACTCGAGGTGGCCGAAGCCGACGACCGTGCCGTTTCGCGTGGCAACGACGAAGTGTGCGGTATCCACGTCGACGGGGTAGCCGTCGGGCGACTTGTTGGCCGCCCAGGCGTCGACCTGCGCTGACTCGTAGGCGGCGACTCCGAGTTCGCGGACGGCGGCGACGTGGACCGACACGAGGGCCTCGCCGTCGGTCGCTCGAGCAGGGCGGATTTCGACCATACGGATCGGTACGGGACGAGTGCCACTGTGCCTGTCGATCAGGCAGACTCAACTGTCATCGTCGTCGATACCGTCACCGTCGGTTCCCCGTCACCGTCGCCGACACTGACATCACCACCGCCCGACGTCCTCACACCACCCGGTTCGTGAACGTCTCGCCAGCCTCGAGTCGACGGACGTTCTCCCGGACCAGGCCGGCGATGTCCCGGTAGTAATCGACGGTGAACGCTGCGGAGTGGGGCGTCACGATCACCTCGTCCATCGCCCAGAGGGGCGAGTCGGACGGGAGCGGTTCGGTCTCGAACACGTCGAGGGCCGCTCCCGCCACTTTGTTCGCCTCGAGCGCGTCGACGAGCGCCGATTCGTCGACGACTGGGCCGCGACCGACGTTGACGACGTAGGCGTCCTCGTCCATGGCCTCGAAGACAGCGGCGTCGAGCAGGCCGCGCGTCTCGTCGGTCAGCGGGAGCGTCGAGACGACGAAGTCGACACCGGAGACGGCCTCGAGCAAAGCGTCGGTCGTGTATATCTCGTCGAATCCGGGGACGTCTTCGGGGGTGCGACGGACGCCGCGCATCGAGACGTCCAGGGAGCCGGCGACTTCGGCGACGCCCCGACCGAGAGTGCCGGTGCCGACGACGCAGGCCGTCGTTCCGGGCAAGGTGAACGCCTCGTTCCAGTCTGGTTGGGTCCACTCCCGGCGCTGCTGGTTGGCCACGTGGCGGTGCAGCCGTCGGGAGAACGCCAGCAGGTAGCCGGCCACCGTCTCGCCGACCGTTCGGTCGTGGATGCCAGTGCTGTTGGTGAGGACCACGCCTACGCGCTCGAAGTCGTCCATCGGGAAGCGGTCGACGCCCGCCTGAATCGAGTGAACCCACTCGAGGTCGGTGAACCATTTCCGGTGCTCGAAGGTGACGACGGCATCGCAGTCGACGTCGTCGCGGTTCTCGTCCGCGACGAGCGAGACCGTCACGGGGAGGTCCTCGAGCGTTTCGATCAGTTCCTCGGGTGGAAACACCGTCGAGACGGACTCGTGGACGCCGAGGTGCTCGAGGTCGATCTCGGGCGCGGCATCGAAATCAGCCATGACTGGCGGTACGGACGACTGGTAGTTCAACGTTCCTGCAGCGAGTAGGAGTGGGCGGCTCGGGATAGCATCCCTCGTCACACGGGGCTCGGTGGGGGTAACTCCTCGTCACCGCCGCCCGCTCGTCGATACGAGTCGAGCGGCTTTCGGTCTATCGTTTCTCCTGCCAGGCTGCGAGTTCGCGCGCCTCCTCGACGAGGGCCGTGACGTCGTCGGACTCGAGGATACCGCGCTCGGAAACGAGTTCGTAGACGCACTCGGCGGGTGTCACGTCGAAGGTCGGGTTGGCGACGTCGATCTCGGCGTCGCCGTCGTAAACGTCGTTCTTCGAGCCGGACTCGAGGGCGACATCCTCGCGCGTCGATACCTTGTCGCTCGCGGCGACGACCGTCACGGGGATCCCTTCGTGAGCGGCCGCGAGCGCCAGTCCCCTGGTGCCGGTCTTGTTGACGACGGCGCCATCGGGGCGAATGGTGTCGGCCCCGACGACCACCCGGTCGATCGATTCGCGCGAGAGGAGCGACGCCGCGGCGGCGTCGGTGTGCAGCGTCACGGGGCGCTCGTCGGCCAGCGACTCGGCGACGTCGACACCCTCGAGTCCGGGCCGAGATTCGGCGACGTAGACGCGACTCGCGTCGCTCGCTCGAATCGCCTCGAGCACGGTGCCCGACCGCGAGAGCGTCATCACGGTCTCGGCCCCATCGAGGCGCTGGCTCGCCCGCGTTGCGGCCTCGTCGTCGGCGGTCACGGCGCGCTCGAGGACGGCGGTGGTCGCCTCGAGGACGGTGGCGGCGTCCGGGGTCGGGGTTTCGTCCTCGCTCGCCGCGTCACCCTCGTCGCCTTCTCGACTGGCCTCGAGCGCCGTCCCCATCGCCCGATCGACCCGGTTGCGGAGGACCGCCATCGACGGTCGGGCCTCGAGCAGTCGGTCGGCGAGGGCGGCGAGTTCGTCCCACTCCTCGTCGCGAGCGGGCGTCCGTCCGTCGTTCTCGAGTGCGTCGTCCGCACGCTCGGCAACGAGCAGTCCCGCCCGGTCTCGCAGGACCTCGAGGCCCCGGATCGAGAGCCACGCAGCGCCGTGGTCGGCGTCAGCGGTGATCGAACGCACAGTCGGCGCCACTCGCTCGTAGGCCGCCCAGAGGCCGGGAACCGTCTCGAACTCGCCTGTGAGAATCGCCGTCGGGTGTGCCCACTCGTGGGCGTCGTGTTCCTCGCTCGGGTCGACCTCGCGGGCGTCGCAGTCGAACAGGTAGGGGTGAACCACCCACTCTCGGCCGATCTCGGCGTCGGTCACCTCGAGCGGGCGACCCGATCGAACGAGCGTGCAGGCGTCTTCGAGGCCGGTTTCCTCGGCGATTTCCCGTGTCACCTGCGCGTCGGGGTCGCCCTCCGCGAAGCCGGAGACGGCGCCCCAGGTTCCAGTGTAGGTACCGACGGCGTCGCTCCGGCGCGCCAGCAGGATCTCGCCGGCGTTTCGGAGAAAGGCGGTGACGACGTGACTCGGTTCCGGTCCGTCGTCGTTCGTCGAATCGGTCATGCGAAAAACGAGGCGCGCTCGCGGGGTAGCGTTTTCGGATGCCGGTACCCATGGCCGTCACCGACCCCTCAGTTGCCGTCGCCGTACTCGTACTCCTCGGGATCCTCGACGCCCTCGGTTCGCGAGCCGACCCAGGCACCCAGCGAGAGGCCGTACACCAGGTGACCGGCGTGAAACAGCGCGAGTTCGTCCGACTCGAGTCGAATGTCGAGGATTTCCTTCAGCATGACCTGCGAGCCGAACGCCGACAGCGCCATGCCGTACACCGCACCCCAGACGAGGCCACGCTGTTCGGGTTCGATAGCCCGGTCGGCGTCGTACAGCGAGAACAGTGCGCCGAAGAGCGCGCCCGCCTGGATTCCGTAGACGAAGTGCAAGACGAGGCCGGCGACCGGGTGGTCGCTCGGATCGTCGCCGGTCACGTACCGGGACCAGAAGTTCGCCGACGGCGGCAGCGAGCGCAGGATCGGCAGGCGGAAGGCGGTCATGATCAGCGTCGCGACGAAGCCGGCCTGGACGCCTCGAGCAACGGCGTCGGCGACGTGATACTCGCGCGGGCGGTCGTCCGACTCACTCGAGCGACCCTCGGTCTCGGCGATCGAACGCAGGCGTCGGAGGCTGTCGGCGATGGGAGTCACGGTG
It contains:
- a CDS encoding NUDIX domain-containing protein, coding for MTDSTNDDGPEPSHVVTAFLRNAGEILLARRSDAVGTYTGTWGAVSGFAEGDPDAQVTREIAEETGLEDACTLVRSGRPLEVTDAEIGREWVVHPYLFDCDAREVDPSEEHDAHEWAHPTAILTGEFETVPGLWAAYERVAPTVRSITADADHGAAWLSIRGLEVLRDRAGLLVAERADDALENDGRTPARDEEWDELAALADRLLEARPSMAVLRNRVDRAMGTALEASREGDEGDAASEDETPTPDAATVLEATTAVLERAVTADDEAATRASQRLDGAETVMTLSRSGTVLEAIRASDASRVYVAESRPGLEGVDVAESLADERPVTLHTDAAAASLLSRESIDRVVVGADTIRPDGAVVNKTGTRGLALAAAHEGIPVTVVAASDKVSTREDVALESGSKNDVYDGDAEIDVANPTFDVTPAECVYELVSERGILESDDVTALVEEARELAAWQEKR
- a CDS encoding GNAT family N-acetyltransferase, which encodes MVEIRPARATDGEALVSVHVAAVRELGVAAYESAQVDAWAANKSPDGYPVDVDTAHFVVATRNGTVVGFGHLEFGVDEVQAVYVHPDHARTGVGRALLDHLEATARATGLERLTLLASKNAVEFYEHHGWRGLEWVDHESTGGVVLECLRMEKSVGQSSRSE
- the ddh gene encoding D-2-hydroxyacid dehydrogenase, translated to MADFDAAPEIDLEHLGVHESVSTVFPPEELIETLEDLPVTVSLVADENRDDVDCDAVVTFEHRKWFTDLEWVHSIQAGVDRFPMDDFERVGVVLTNSTGIHDRTVGETVAGYLLAFSRRLHRHVANQQRREWTQPDWNEAFTLPGTTACVVGTGTLGRGVAEVAGSLDVSMRGVRRTPEDVPGFDEIYTTDALLEAVSGVDFVVSTLPLTDETRGLLDAAVFEAMDEDAYVVNVGRGPVVDESALVDALEANKVAGAALDVFETEPLPSDSPLWAMDEVIVTPHSAAFTVDYYRDIAGLVRENVRRLEAGETFTNRVV
- the engB gene encoding GTP-binding protein EngB, producing the protein MNPFETRPDRDAEVVLVGRSNVGKSTLMRELTGHKFDTGGKPGVTRTPNHYDWTAEDFVITDLPGFGFMSGVEADRQDQIKTDIVRYLEAHADSILVGILVVDGKSVVDIIDRHSGEDEIPYDVEMFHFLRELDVPTVVAVNKMDKVDDRDERLDELCDRLGLLPPWKQWQDTIAPITAKRGQIDALEEAVRTHLHEQKRDDLFRFF
- a CDS encoding DUF7576 family protein gives rise to the protein MRTCRTDGGTADERDCRTCGESLADTPDQRVLTAVEDEAVVHRHFCSDECLERWLE
- a CDS encoding DUF6789 family protein, coding for MTPIADSLRRLRSIAETEGRSSESDDRPREYHVADAVARGVQAGFVATLIMTAFRLPILRSLPPSANFWSRYVTGDDPSDHPVAGLVLHFVYGIQAGALFGALFSLYDADRAIEPEQRGLVWGAVYGMALSAFGSQVMLKEILDIRLESDELALFHAGHLVYGLSLGAWVGSRTEGVEDPEEYEYGDGN
- a CDS encoding PGF-CTERM sorting domain-containing protein, with translation MSHTLPDRWKVVSLAGLTLLLAGLTVGALVGAGQLAPATGFVDPGPENVSEPAAEEPVPERGDPWFEAAAADGSWISYVNPRDEYRTPYLGDGSSKVCTTLVNEAGDPIMGETVPNTTVTLQMGESVAWHSHADPFVTRYPLTDHYERPLDADQFGVSDLPQGDAYLDSHCIEIHGLSEEGDSVEYGEAVVEGEHADRIEVVGYIQQEPAGTGWDSSVDPVEDAVSYEEAGGGWTFTPDSSHGQVTVVLQLVDETAGDGDGNENGESDGGSENETDDSSSDSDENDGNGSDGDGEETKGDGDGADDNETDDGTGADDRSSDGPVLEDDPEDDETAGANDDAQPGFGAGVAGFAITSLVIAAIGRRRMSS